One segment of Mangifera indica cultivar Alphonso unplaced genomic scaffold, CATAS_Mindica_2.1 Un_0057, whole genome shotgun sequence DNA contains the following:
- the LOC123207057 gene encoding probable prolyl 4-hydroxylase 3 codes for MATLLMYLSDVEEGGETVFPHTKANFSSVPWWNELSECGKQGLSLKPKMGDALLFWSMRPDATVDPSSLHGACPAIRGNKWSCTKWMHVNEYNI; via the exons ATGGCCACTCTTCTTATGTATTT GTCAGATGTTGAAGAAGGGGGTGAGACAGTGTTTCCTCATACCAAagcaaatttcagttctgtgcCATGGTGGAATGAGTTGTCTGAATGTGGAAAACAAGGTCTCTCATTAAAACCAAAAATGGGTGATGCATTATTGTTTTGGAGCATGAGGCCTGATGCCACAGTAGATCCTTCAAGTTTGCATG GTGCTTGTCCCGCAATCAGAGGGAACAAATGGTCATGTACAAAGTGGATGCATGTCAATGAGTACAACATCTGA
- the LOC123207052 gene encoding calcium-dependent protein kinase 29-like — translation MGHCFSRSRSHDIPISSSSDGSPPPSYQPLPKRTQEQPQPHQNTPAPLQPKPVKAPSSSTSQIGPILGNPFVDISSIYALDKELRRGPSGVTYLCTERSTGNQYACKSISRRKLVHGKDIDDVRREILILQHLNGQHNIVEFKGAYEDKQNLHLVLELCLGGDLYDRIITKGTYSEREAASICRQIVNVVHVCHFMGVMHRDLKPENFLLVNREENSPIKATDFGLSVFIEKGKVYKEIVGSAYYVAPEVLRRNYGKEIDVWSAGVILYILLSGAPPFWAETEKDIFEAILKDNLDLQSNPWPTISPSAKDLIRKMLNKDPGKRITAAEALEHPWLKVGGDTSDKPIDSVVLIRMKQFGAMNKMKKLALKVIAENLTTEEIKGLREMFNNVDTDGSGTITFEKLKDGLCRLGSKLTETEIKQLMDAVDVDKNGIIDHTEFITATMQRHKLEKEEHLYKAFQYFDKDDSGFITREELRQALTQHGMGDEATIDEILEDVDTNKDGRINYEEFATMMRKGTQDTMGK, via the exons atGGGACACTGCTTTTCAAGATCCCGATCTCATGATATTCCAATCTCTTCCTCTTCTGATGGCTCACCTCCACCTTCCTATCAGCCTTTACCCAAAAGAACGCAAGAACAGCCACAACCCCATCAGAACACACCAGCTCCTTTACAACCAAAGCCAGTTAAAGCTCCTTCAAGTTCAACTTCTCAGATTGGTCCCATTTTAGGCAACCCATTTGTTGACATCAGCTCAATTTATGCTCTTGATAAAGAGTTGCGAAGAGGTCCGTCTGGTGTTACTTATCTCTGTACTGAGAGATCAACTGGGAATCAATATGCCTGCAAGTCCATTTCCAGGAGAAAGCTTGTGCATGGCAAAGATATTGACGATGTTAGGAGGGAGATTTTGATTCTACAGCACTTGAATGGACAACATAATATTGTCGAATTTAAAGGTGCTTATGAAGATAAACAGAATCTGCATTTGGTTTTGGAGTTGTGCTTGGGTGGTGACCTTTATGATCGAATTATAACCAAAGGGACTTATTCAGAGCGTGAAGCAGCTTCAATTTGTCGCCAGATTGTAAATGTGGTTCATGTTTGTCATTTTATGGGCGTGATGCATAGAGACTTGAAGCCTGAGAATTTCTTGTTGGTGAATCGGGAGGAAAATTCTCCTATAAAAGCAACAGATTTTGGACTCTCTGTGTTCATTGAAAAAG GGAAAGTTTACAAGGAAATTGTTGGAAGTGCATACTATGTTGCCCCAGAGGTGTTGCGGCGAAACTATGGGAAGGAGATAGATGTATGGAGTGCTGGAGTCATTTTATACATTCTTTTAAGCGGAGCACCTCCATTTTGGGCTG AGACTGAGAAGGACATATTTGAAGCAATTTTAAAAGATAACCTGGACTTGCAGAGCAATCCATGGCCTACGATATCACCTTCTGCCAAAGATCTAATCAGGAAAATGTTAAATAAGGATCCTGGGAAACGAATCACTGCTGCAGAAGCCCTTG AACATCCATGGCTGAAGGTGGGTGGTGACACATCTGATAAACCAATTGATAGTGTTGTTCTAATTAGGATGAAGCAATTCGGAGCGATGAACAAGATGAAGAAGCTTGCCCTAAAG GTCATAGCAGAAAACCTCACTACCGAAGAAATCAAGGGCTTGAGAGAGATGTTTAACAACGTGGACACTGATGGAAGCGGCACAATCACctttgaaaaactaaaagatGGATTGTGCAGGCTGGGATCTAAGCTTACTGAAACAGAAATAAAGCAGCTCATGGATGCT GTTGATGTTGACAAAAATGGAATCATTGATCACACTGAATTCATTACTGCAACTATGCAAAGGCATAAACTAGAGAAGGAAGAACATTTGTACAAGGCATTTCAGTATTTCGACAAGGATGACAGCGG GTTTATTACTAGAGAGGAGTTGAGACAAGCTCTGACTCAACATGGAATGGGTGATGAGGCCACAATAGATGAAATTCTTGAGGATGTTGATACTAATAAG GATGGAAGAATCAACTATGAGGAGTTTGCAACCATGATGAGAAAAGGAACTCAAGATACAAtgggaaaataa